From one Bacteroides eggerthii genomic stretch:
- a CDS encoding carbohydrate-binding family 9-like protein produces MYSIRYMIAAVMGCCVFPLFALTPKNKMMKELDVKKVSMANIPVESVPALLDEEKVAFQPVNTVNWAAYPYCPDVKFRMAYADNAILIHYKVKENSIRAVAGRDNGPVWEDSCVEFFSVPAEDGVYYNMECNCAGRLLIGAGAGRNGRRHAPQEVLDKVQRWSSLGREDFEERVGECSWEVALVIPYSAFFMHNITSLGGKTIRANFYKCGDKLQTPHFLSWSPIDLEKPNFHCPEFFGELHFE; encoded by the coding sequence ATGTATTCGATAAGATATATGATAGCAGCGGTAATGGGGTGCTGTGTTTTCCCCTTATTCGCGTTAACCCCCAAAAATAAGATGATGAAAGAACTGGATGTCAAGAAAGTGAGCATGGCAAACATACCGGTGGAATCGGTTCCTGCTCTTTTGGATGAAGAAAAAGTGGCTTTTCAGCCGGTTAATACAGTGAACTGGGCGGCATATCCGTATTGTCCGGATGTCAAATTCCGCATGGCTTATGCGGATAATGCTATCCTGATTCATTATAAAGTGAAAGAAAACAGCATACGTGCCGTAGCGGGCAGGGACAACGGGCCTGTCTGGGAAGATTCGTGTGTGGAGTTCTTCTCCGTTCCTGCGGAAGACGGGGTGTATTATAATATGGAATGTAACTGTGCGGGACGCTTGCTTATCGGTGCGGGAGCAGGGCGGAACGGTCGCAGGCATGCGCCGCAGGAGGTGCTCGATAAGGTGCAGCGCTGGTCTTCTTTAGGGCGTGAGGATTTTGAGGAGCGGGTAGGAGAGTGTAGCTGGGAAGTAGCTTTGGTGATACCTTATTCGGCTTTCTTCATGCATAACATCACCTCACTGGGTGGTAAGACGATTCGTGCCAACTTCTATAAATGCGGTGATAAGTTGCAGACTCCCCATTTCTTGTCGTGGAGTCCCATTGATTTGGAAAAACCGAATTTTCATTGTCCGGAATTCTTCGGAGAATTGCATTTCGAGTAA
- the lpxA gene encoding acyl-ACP--UDP-N-acetylglucosamine O-acyltransferase has translation MISPLASVDSTAKIGKNVTIQPFAYIERDVEIGDDCVIMSNASILKGTRLGKGNKVHHGAVLGSEPQDFHYTGEESRLIIGDNNDIRENVVISRATHESGCTRIGDNNYLMDGVHLCHDVQIGNHCVLGIKSTVAGDCRIDDCTILSSNVILHQNCHIGSWVLIQAGCRIAKDVPPYIIMNGNPAEYHGINAMVLQHKHQVTDRILRHIVNAYRLVYQGNFSVQDALQKIEDQVPMSDEIHNIINFIRNSKGIAK, from the coding sequence ATGATTAGTCCATTAGCATCTGTAGATTCAACCGCTAAAATCGGTAAGAATGTGACCATTCAGCCTTTCGCTTACATCGAAAGAGATGTGGAAATCGGTGATGACTGCGTGATTATGTCAAATGCAAGTATCCTCAAGGGTACTCGCTTAGGTAAAGGAAACAAGGTACATCATGGTGCCGTACTGGGTAGTGAGCCACAGGATTTTCATTACACAGGCGAAGAAAGCCGATTGATTATCGGCGACAACAACGACATTCGTGAAAATGTGGTTATCAGTCGTGCGACACACGAAAGCGGCTGCACGCGCATCGGTGACAACAACTATCTAATGGACGGCGTACACCTCTGCCACGACGTACAAATTGGCAATCACTGCGTATTGGGCATCAAGAGCACAGTGGCAGGCGACTGCCGCATAGACGACTGCACGATCCTGAGCAGCAATGTCATCCTGCATCAGAACTGCCACATCGGTAGTTGGGTGCTGATTCAGGCAGGTTGCCGCATTGCAAAAGATGTGCCGCCTTATATCATTATGAATGGCAACCCGGCAGAATACCATGGCATCAATGCAATGGTGCTCCAACACAAGCATCAGGTCACCGACCGTATTCTGCGCCATATCGTAAATGCTTACCGCCTGGTGTATCAAGGAAACTTCAGTGTGCAGGATGCCCTGCAAAAGATTGAAGACCAGGTCCCGATGAGTGACGAGATACACAACATCATCAACTTTATCCGTAACTCCAAAGGTATAGCGAAGTAG
- a CDS encoding TolC family protein: MKKIITLMCATALLSSCHIYKSYDRPEDITVEGLYRDTVAGGDTLAADTANFGNLPWKEVFTDARLQTLIEQALANNADLRSAALTVKQAQAALMSARLAYAPMLALSPQGTVSSWDKGKATQTYSLPVTASWQIDLFGQLLNPKRKAQVSLKQTQFYEQAVQTQVIANVANMYYTLLMLDRQLQISEATCDILKRNLETVEAMKEAAMANSAAVEQSRTAYAQVMASLPDIRQSIRETENALCLMLNQPAQSIARGTLESQELPAEFSTGIPLQLLSNRPDVKAAEMSLAASYYDTNSARAAFYPQITLSGSAGWTNSAGSAIVNPGKLLASAIGSLTQPLFYRGANIARLKQAKAQEEQAKIQFQTTLLKAGNEVSNALYQYQMTSDKAVSREIQVNSARKAAEDTKELFNLGTSTYLEVLSAEQSYLSAQLSEVADTFDRMQSVISLYQALGGGREK; this comes from the coding sequence ATGAAGAAAATAATCACTCTGATGTGCGCAACTGCCTTACTGAGCAGTTGCCATATCTACAAATCATACGACAGGCCCGAAGATATCACAGTGGAAGGCCTGTATCGCGACACCGTTGCCGGTGGCGATACACTTGCCGCCGACACTGCCAATTTCGGTAATCTGCCTTGGAAGGAAGTGTTTACAGACGCCCGGTTGCAGACGCTTATCGAACAGGCACTGGCCAACAATGCCGACCTGCGCAGCGCAGCACTGACCGTAAAACAAGCTCAGGCAGCATTGATGTCCGCACGTTTGGCCTATGCCCCGATGCTGGCTCTCTCCCCTCAGGGAACAGTGAGCAGTTGGGATAAAGGGAAAGCCACACAGACCTATTCACTCCCAGTGACGGCAAGTTGGCAGATCGACCTGTTCGGCCAGTTGCTGAACCCCAAGCGCAAGGCACAGGTTTCCCTGAAGCAGACACAGTTCTACGAGCAGGCCGTACAGACGCAGGTAATCGCCAACGTAGCCAATATGTACTACACCCTGCTGATGCTCGACCGCCAGTTGCAGATCAGCGAAGCCACCTGCGATATTCTGAAACGCAACCTCGAAACCGTAGAAGCCATGAAAGAAGCTGCTATGGCGAACAGTGCAGCCGTAGAGCAAAGCCGTACTGCTTATGCGCAAGTAATGGCTTCCCTGCCCGACATACGCCAAAGCATCCGCGAAACGGAAAACGCATTATGCCTGATGCTGAACCAGCCGGCGCAAAGCATTGCACGCGGCACGTTGGAAAGCCAGGAGCTGCCTGCCGAATTCTCCACCGGAATTCCTTTGCAGCTATTGTCTAACCGTCCCGACGTGAAAGCCGCCGAGATGTCATTAGCCGCAAGCTACTACGATACCAACAGCGCACGCGCCGCTTTCTATCCTCAGATTACATTAAGCGGTTCTGCCGGCTGGACCAACAGCGCCGGATCCGCCATCGTCAATCCCGGCAAATTGCTGGCCTCCGCTATCGGTTCACTGACGCAGCCTCTGTTCTATCGCGGCGCCAACATAGCCCGTCTGAAACAGGCAAAAGCACAAGAGGAGCAGGCCAAGATCCAGTTCCAGACCACATTGCTCAAAGCCGGAAATGAGGTGAGCAATGCCCTGTATCAATATCAAATGACCTCGGATAAAGCCGTTTCACGCGAAATTCAGGTGAATTCTGCCCGTAAAGCTGCGGAAGATACAAAAGAATTGTTTAACTTAGGCACGTCAACCTATCTGGAAGTCTTGTCGGCCGAGCAATCTTACCTCAGCGCACAACTTTCAGAAGTGGCTGATACCTTCGACCGCATGCAGTCTGTAATCAGTCTGTATCAAGCATTGGGCGGAGGGAGAGAGAAATAA
- a CDS encoding efflux RND transporter permease subunit, protein MKLDRFINRPVLSTVISILIVILGLIGLATLPITQYPDIAPPTVSVRATYQGANAQTVLNSVIAPLEDQINGVENMMYMTSNAANNGSAEISIYFKQGTDPDMAAVNVQNRVSMAQGLLPAEVTQVGVTTQKRQTSMLMVFSIYDEKDQYDIEFLENYANINLIPEIKRVNGVGDATVLGQDYSMRIWLKPDVMAQYKLIPSDVAGALAEQNIEAAPGQFGERGNQSFQYTIRYKGRLQQPEEFENIVIKALENGEVLRMKDIADIELGRLSYNFNNTVNGHKAVSCIVYQMAGTNATQTISDLEQVLSKASETLPSGLKINIAQSANDFLFASIHEVVKTLIEAFILVFIVVYIFLQDMRSTLIPAIAIPVALIATFFVLKLIGFSINLLTLSAMVLAIAIVVDDAIVVVEGVHAKLDQGYKSARTASIDAMSELGGAIVSITLVMMSVFVPVSFMGGTAGTFYRQFGLTMAIAIGFSALNALTLSPALCAIFLKPHNSDAGMKERIGVATKEARKIMIARYADSIGKMMRPGLTLLFTTIAILGMIFGLFNFENHPVLCLVMIVISVLALAGMTTDKFKHSFNASYDSILGKYKKQVLRFIQKKWLSGGIVVGSIVLLVVFMNITPTGMVPNEDTGTIMGVVTLPPGTSQERAMEVLTRVDSLVAADPAVESRTVISGFSFIGGQGPSYGSLIIKLKDWEDRSTMQNSTVVYATLFMRAQKIIKEAQVLFFAPPMIPGYSASSDIELNMQDKTGGDLNHFFEVVNQYTAALEARPEINSAKTSFNPNFPQYMLDIDAAACKKAGLSPSAILSTMQGYFGGLYASNFNSFGKMYRVMIQAEPNATKNLESLSSIKVRNGNEMAPITQFVSIKKVYGPDIISRFNLYTSMKVMVAPASGYTSGQALAAIAEVAKESLPTGFAYELGGMAREEAETSGSTTGLIFVLCFVFVYLLLSAQYESYILPLSVLLSVPFGLLGSFLFVSGIGSLGNIPALKMILGTMSNDIYMQIALIMLMGLLAKNAILIVEFALDRRKMGMSITWAAVLGAGARLRPILMTSLAMIVGLLPLMFASGAGANGNRTLGTSAIGGMLIGMILQIFIVPALFVAFQYLQEKVKPMEWEDVDNSDAEPEIEQYTK, encoded by the coding sequence ATGAAATTAGATAGATTTATTAATCGTCCGGTACTGTCAACGGTAATCTCCATCCTGATAGTGATCTTGGGACTTATTGGTCTGGCCACACTGCCTATCACCCAATATCCGGACATTGCACCTCCGACAGTGTCGGTACGTGCCACCTACCAGGGCGCCAATGCCCAAACGGTGCTGAATTCTGTCATCGCACCGCTGGAAGACCAAATCAACGGTGTGGAGAACATGATGTACATGACCTCCAATGCAGCCAATAACGGTTCTGCCGAAATCTCCATTTACTTCAAACAAGGCACCGACCCTGATATGGCAGCCGTCAACGTGCAGAATCGCGTGTCCATGGCTCAAGGTTTGCTGCCCGCCGAAGTAACCCAAGTGGGCGTTACCACGCAGAAACGGCAGACTTCCATGCTGATGGTATTCTCCATCTATGATGAGAAAGACCAATATGACATTGAATTCCTTGAGAACTATGCCAACATCAACCTCATTCCGGAAATCAAACGTGTGAACGGAGTGGGTGACGCCACCGTCCTCGGTCAGGATTATTCCATGCGCATCTGGCTGAAACCGGACGTAATGGCACAGTATAAACTGATACCCAGCGACGTAGCCGGCGCACTGGCCGAACAAAACATTGAAGCAGCCCCCGGCCAGTTTGGTGAACGCGGTAACCAAAGTTTCCAATACACCATCCGCTACAAAGGCCGTCTCCAACAGCCGGAGGAGTTTGAGAACATCGTTATCAAGGCTCTTGAGAACGGCGAAGTGCTTCGCATGAAAGACATTGCCGACATAGAGCTCGGACGTTTGTCCTATAACTTCAACAATACGGTAAACGGCCATAAGGCTGTGTCCTGTATCGTATACCAGATGGCCGGAACCAATGCAACGCAAACAATCAGCGACTTGGAACAAGTGCTCAGCAAAGCATCCGAAACGCTGCCTTCCGGTTTGAAGATAAATATTGCACAAAGTGCCAATGACTTCCTGTTCGCTTCTATCCACGAGGTTGTCAAGACCTTGATCGAAGCATTTATTCTCGTGTTCATCGTGGTGTATATCTTCCTGCAGGATATGCGTTCTACGTTGATTCCCGCTATTGCCATTCCGGTGGCCCTGATTGCCACCTTCTTCGTACTGAAGCTGATCGGGTTCAGTATCAACCTGCTGACCCTCTCGGCCATGGTGCTTGCCATCGCGATTGTGGTGGACGACGCCATAGTCGTCGTCGAGGGTGTTCACGCCAAGCTCGACCAGGGATATAAATCGGCAAGAACCGCCTCTATCGACGCCATGAGTGAACTGGGCGGCGCCATCGTCTCCATTACACTGGTAATGATGTCTGTGTTCGTGCCGGTAAGTTTTATGGGTGGTACAGCCGGTACGTTCTACCGGCAATTCGGTCTTACAATGGCCATCGCCATCGGTTTCTCCGCGCTGAACGCCTTGACACTGAGTCCGGCTTTGTGCGCCATCTTCTTGAAGCCGCACAACAGTGACGCCGGCATGAAAGAACGGATAGGCGTTGCCACCAAAGAAGCGCGTAAGATTATGATAGCCCGCTATGCCGATTCTATCGGTAAAATGATGCGCCCCGGTCTGACACTGCTCTTCACCACGATTGCCATTTTGGGTATGATCTTCGGTTTATTCAACTTTGAGAATCATCCTGTGCTCTGTCTGGTTATGATTGTAATCAGCGTACTGGCATTGGCCGGTATGACTACCGACAAGTTCAAGCACTCTTTCAACGCCTCCTACGACTCCATTCTGGGCAAATACAAGAAACAGGTGCTCCGCTTCATCCAGAAGAAATGGCTGTCGGGCGGTATTGTTGTGGGTTCCATTGTACTGCTGGTAGTATTTATGAACATCACACCGACGGGTATGGTCCCCAATGAAGACACCGGTACTATCATGGGTGTAGTGACGCTGCCTCCGGGCACTTCACAAGAACGCGCCATGGAGGTGCTGACTCGTGTGGACAGCCTTGTTGCAGCCGATCCGGCAGTAGAATCGCGTACGGTAATCTCCGGTTTCAGCTTCATCGGCGGGCAGGGACCTTCTTACGGCTCGCTCATCATCAAGCTGAAGGATTGGGAAGACCGTTCCACCATGCAGAATTCAACGGTTGTTTATGCCACGCTCTTCATGCGTGCCCAGAAGATCATCAAGGAAGCACAGGTATTGTTCTTTGCGCCGCCTATGATTCCGGGTTACTCGGCATCCAGCGATATCGAATTGAACATGCAGGACAAGACCGGTGGTGACCTCAACCACTTCTTCGAGGTAGTGAACCAATATACCGCCGCTTTGGAGGCACGCCCGGAAATCAACTCCGCAAAGACCAGCTTCAACCCGAACTTCCCGCAATATATGCTGGATATCGACGCGGCTGCCTGTAAGAAAGCAGGCCTCAGCCCAAGCGCCATCCTCAGCACCATGCAGGGATACTTCGGAGGTCTCTACGCCTCCAACTTCAACAGTTTCGGTAAGATGTATCGTGTCATGATCCAGGCCGAGCCGAATGCAACCAAGAATTTGGAATCACTCTCCAGCATCAAGGTGCGCAACGGTAACGAAATGGCTCCCATCACTCAATTCGTGTCAATCAAGAAAGTATATGGCCCGGACATCATCAGCCGTTTCAACCTTTACACATCCATGAAGGTAATGGTGGCTCCCGCCAGCGGTTACACTTCCGGTCAGGCATTGGCTGCCATTGCAGAGGTTGCCAAAGAAAGCCTTCCGACAGGTTTCGCCTACGAACTTGGAGGTATGGCCCGCGAAGAGGCTGAAACCAGCGGCAGCACTACCGGTCTGATTTTTGTGCTCTGCTTCGTATTCGTTTATCTGTTGCTGAGTGCGCAATATGAAAGTTATATCCTTCCGCTTTCCGTATTGCTCTCCGTACCGTTCGGTTTGCTGGGCAGCTTCCTGTTCGTCAGCGGTATAGGCTCATTGGGCAACATTCCTGCACTGAAAATGATTTTGGGTACTATGTCCAACGACATCTATATGCAGATTGCCCTCATCATGCTTATGGGTCTGTTGGCCAAGAACGCTATCTTGATTGTAGAGTTCGCCCTTGACCGCCGCAAAATGGGTATGAGCATCACTTGGGCTGCCGTACTGGGTGCAGGAGCCCGTCTGCGTCCTATCCTGATGACCTCATTGGCCATGATTGTGGGTCTGCTCCCGCTGATGTTCGCCTCCGGTGCAGGAGCCAACGGTAACCGTACACTGGGTACATCGGCCATCGGCGGTATGTTAATCGGTATGATATTGCAGATATTCATTGTGCCTGCCCTGTTCGTAGCCTTCCAATACCTGCAAGAGAAGGTTAAGCCGATGGAGTGGGAAGATGTAGATAACTCGGATGCAGAACCTGAGATTGAACAATATACAAAATAG
- a CDS encoding efflux RND transporter periplasmic adaptor subunit, producing MKSRLVLLACCLALLSSCGQGDKSTGKAPEFAVITVETTTANLTNSYPATIKGKQDVEIRPMVSGFITKLHVDEGSVVRKGQVLFSIDPVQYQAAVNSAKAAVETAKAAVNTQELTVSNKRTLNQKNIISDYDLQMAENQLAQTKAQLAQAEAQLVNAKNNLSYTSVTSPSDGIVGTIPYRVGSLVSPSMSTPLTTVADISEMFAYFSMTERQLLSLIREGGSIKEILAKMPQVQLQLIDGTMYADSGRVETISGVIDQTTGAVNMRALFPNKHNILRSGGTGNVVFPNPMENVIMIPQSATTEIQDKKFVFVAQPDNTLKNTEIQVFSLNDGKYFYVTDGLKSGDKIVIEGVQNLKDGQVITPITPEEKEAEYQKAIKDQKEGNIQTAFN from the coding sequence ATGAAGAGTAGATTAGTATTATTGGCATGTTGCTTGGCACTGCTCAGCAGTTGTGGACAAGGTGACAAAAGTACGGGTAAAGCACCCGAATTCGCAGTGATTACGGTAGAGACCACCACTGCCAACCTGACAAACAGTTATCCGGCTACTATCAAAGGTAAACAAGATGTGGAAATCCGCCCTATGGTGAGTGGTTTTATCACTAAACTACACGTAGACGAAGGTTCTGTTGTGCGTAAAGGACAAGTTTTGTTCAGTATCGATCCTGTGCAGTACCAGGCTGCCGTAAATTCAGCCAAAGCAGCGGTTGAAACAGCAAAGGCCGCCGTAAATACGCAAGAGCTTACAGTCAGCAACAAGCGTACGCTGAATCAAAAGAACATCATCAGTGACTATGACCTGCAAATGGCCGAAAACCAATTGGCGCAGACCAAAGCGCAATTGGCACAGGCGGAAGCACAACTGGTCAATGCCAAGAACAACTTGTCGTACACCAGCGTAACAAGTCCCAGCGACGGTATTGTTGGCACTATCCCCTATCGTGTGGGTAGCTTGGTAAGCCCCTCTATGAGCACTCCGCTGACTACGGTTGCCGATATCTCCGAGATGTTCGCTTATTTCTCCATGACCGAAAGACAGCTCCTTTCACTGATACGTGAAGGCGGCAGCATCAAAGAAATCCTTGCAAAGATGCCTCAGGTGCAACTGCAACTGATTGACGGAACCATGTATGCCGACAGCGGACGTGTAGAAACCATCAGCGGCGTCATCGACCAGACAACAGGCGCTGTGAACATGCGCGCGCTCTTCCCCAACAAGCACAACATCCTGCGTAGCGGCGGTACAGGAAACGTAGTATTCCCCAACCCGATGGAAAACGTGATTATGATTCCGCAATCGGCCACTACGGAGATACAGGATAAGAAGTTTGTGTTCGTTGCCCAACCGGACAACACGCTGAAAAACACCGAAATCCAGGTATTCAGCCTGAACGACGGTAAATACTTCTATGTTACCGACGGCTTGAAATCCGGCGACAAGATTGTGATAGAAGGTGTGCAGAACCTGAAAGACGGACAAGTCATCACTCCTATCACTCCCGAAGAGAAAGAGGCCGAATATCAGAAAGCCATTAAAGACCAGAAGGAAGGTAATATCCAAACTGCGTTTAACTAA
- a CDS encoding Ig-like domain-containing protein, translating to MLDCKRHNKKRPFIRRLLGAVAGMAVLYSCASVGRLEGGSIDEEPPRFVTSSPLPGTLHNKKKKISIEFDEFIKLEKANEKVVISPPQVQQPEIKANGKRVVVNLQDTLKANTTYTIDFSDAIQDNNEGNPMESFTYTFSTGAELDSMAIAGTLLDASNLEPVKGLLVGLHANLADSAFTTQPFDRVGRTDSRGRFSIRGVAPGKYRMYALMDADQNFKFSQPTEIIAFNDSLVIPSMEERTRQDTLWKDSLTIDTVMERRYTHFLPDDVLLRSFKQKSFSQRLMKTERLIPEKFSFYFTAPADSLPLMKGLNFDEKDAFVIEQTTGRNDTIHYWIKDSLLYQQDTLRMSLTYLYTDTLEQLVPRTDTLRIVSKVSWKKLQEKKQEEKEKAEKEKKKKRKKGEEEPEPTTFLSMDVYAPSAMDVYDYITLSFTEPIASFNDTALHVRQKVDTLWQDVPFDIMRDSLDLKQYNLYADWKPGESYAFEVDSTAFHGLYGLFTDKVKKEFTVKKLEEYGQIFFNITGADSLAFVELLDTQDKVVRTVPVVEGKADFYYLNPGKYGARLINDTNGNGVWDTGDYAAKRQPEMVYYYPQVLEFKANFDLIQDWNVKERPLDKQKPDELKKQKPDEDKKKKNSRNNRNNDSNRNSGRGYSY from the coding sequence ATGTTAGATTGTAAGCGTCATAATAAAAAGAGACCGTTTATACGTAGGTTGTTGGGGGCAGTCGCAGGAATGGCTGTCTTGTATTCTTGTGCCAGTGTGGGGCGTCTGGAGGGTGGCTCGATAGACGAGGAACCGCCGCGTTTCGTCACGAGTTCTCCATTGCCGGGCACTCTCCATAACAAGAAGAAAAAAATATCAATCGAATTCGATGAATTTATCAAGTTGGAGAAGGCGAATGAGAAGGTTGTTATCTCACCGCCTCAGGTGCAACAACCGGAGATAAAGGCAAATGGCAAGAGAGTGGTGGTTAATTTGCAAGATACGCTGAAGGCCAACACCACGTATACCATAGATTTCTCCGACGCTATCCAAGATAATAATGAAGGCAATCCTATGGAAAGCTTTACTTACACGTTTTCCACCGGGGCGGAGCTTGACTCAATGGCCATTGCCGGCACGCTGCTCGATGCATCGAACCTGGAACCGGTGAAAGGGTTGTTGGTTGGCTTGCATGCCAATCTGGCCGATTCGGCCTTTACCACACAGCCTTTCGACCGCGTAGGACGTACGGACAGCCGGGGACGGTTCTCCATACGCGGGGTGGCCCCGGGCAAGTACCGCATGTATGCCCTCATGGATGCCGACCAGAATTTTAAGTTCTCCCAACCTACGGAGATCATAGCTTTCAATGACTCTCTCGTTATTCCTTCCATGGAGGAGCGTACACGTCAGGATACTTTGTGGAAAGACTCTCTGACCATAGATACGGTTATGGAGAGGCGGTATACTCACTTTTTGCCGGATGATGTGCTGTTGCGCAGTTTCAAGCAGAAGTCTTTCTCGCAGCGCCTTATGAAGACGGAACGCCTTATACCGGAGAAGTTTTCTTTCTATTTTACAGCTCCGGCTGACAGCCTGCCTCTGATGAAGGGACTGAATTTCGATGAAAAGGATGCTTTTGTCATAGAGCAAACAACCGGACGGAACGATACGATTCATTATTGGATAAAAGATTCCTTACTCTATCAGCAGGATACATTGAGGATGAGCCTGACTTATTTGTACACAGATACGTTGGAACAGTTAGTTCCCAGGACGGATACGTTGAGAATCGTGTCGAAGGTAAGTTGGAAGAAGCTGCAGGAAAAGAAGCAGGAGGAGAAAGAGAAGGCCGAAAAGGAAAAGAAGAAAAAAAGGAAGAAGGGTGAGGAAGAACCGGAGCCGACTACTTTTCTGTCGATGGATGTGTATGCGCCTTCGGCCATGGATGTGTACGACTATATCACACTGAGTTTTACAGAGCCGATAGCGAGCTTTAATGATACTGCTTTGCACGTAAGGCAGAAGGTGGATACGTTGTGGCAGGATGTCCCGTTCGACATTATGCGCGATTCGCTGGATTTGAAACAGTATAATCTGTATGCCGACTGGAAACCGGGTGAAAGCTACGCCTTTGAAGTGGACTCCACCGCTTTTCATGGGCTTTATGGCCTGTTTACCGATAAAGTGAAGAAAGAGTTTACGGTGAAGAAGCTGGAAGAGTACGGACAGATATTCTTCAATATAACCGGAGCCGATTCTTTGGCGTTTGTAGAATTGCTGGATACTCAGGATAAGGTGGTACGGACAGTGCCGGTGGTAGAGGGCAAGGCTGACTTTTATTATCTGAATCCGGGAAAATACGGAGCCCGGCTCATTAACGATACAAACGGAAACGGCGTGTGGGATACCGGTGATTATGCTGCCAAACGCCAGCCGGAAATGGTTTATTATTATCCGCAGGTGCTGGAGTTCAAGGCCAATTTTGATTTGATTCAGGATTGGAATGTGAAAGAAAGGCCACTGGATAAGCAGAAGCCGGATGAACTAAAAAAACAAAAACCAGATGAAGACAAGAAAAAGAAAAATAGCCGGAATAATCGCAACAATGACAGCAACCGCAACAGCGGCAGGGGATACAGTTACTAA
- a CDS encoding DUF3108 domain-containing protein, translating to MTATATAAGDTVTKKKRALGLLLLAGLLWLGGTMPVQAQCVAKNEAFQSGEHVMYDLYFNWKFIWKKVGLASLTTNGTTYHSKPAYRFNLLSVGSKKTDFFFKMRDTLTCYVSDKLEPLYFRKAAEEGKRYTVDEAWFSYNDGVATVKQKRTWHNPVREPQEMEYSDSRCIFDMLSILAQARSYDPRDYKVGEKILFPMATGRRVEEQTLIYRGKEEIEANNDTIYRCLVFSFVEYKKGKEKEVITFFVSDDKNHLPIRLDMYLNFGSAKAFLKSVRGNRYPMTSVVEK from the coding sequence ATGACAGCAACCGCAACAGCGGCAGGGGATACAGTTACTAAAAAGAAGCGGGCATTGGGCCTGCTTTTGCTGGCGGGGCTTTTATGGCTGGGCGGCACGATGCCTGTGCAGGCCCAGTGTGTGGCAAAGAATGAAGCATTCCAGTCGGGTGAGCATGTCATGTATGATTTATATTTTAACTGGAAATTTATCTGGAAGAAAGTGGGACTGGCAAGTTTGACCACGAATGGCACTACCTATCATTCCAAGCCTGCATATCGTTTCAACCTTCTCTCTGTGGGCAGCAAGAAAACTGATTTTTTCTTTAAGATGCGCGATACGTTGACCTGCTATGTCAGTGACAAGCTTGAACCGCTCTATTTCCGTAAGGCTGCCGAGGAGGGGAAGCGTTATACGGTGGATGAGGCGTGGTTTTCCTATAATGACGGTGTGGCTACCGTAAAGCAGAAACGAACGTGGCACAATCCAGTGCGCGAGCCGCAGGAAATGGAATATAGCGACAGCCGTTGCATTTTCGACATGTTGAGCATCTTGGCACAGGCGCGTTCCTACGATCCCCGCGATTACAAAGTCGGGGAGAAGATACTTTTTCCCATGGCAACGGGGCGCAGAGTGGAAGAGCAGACCCTGATTTATCGCGGCAAGGAGGAGATAGAGGCGAATAACGACACCATCTATCGCTGTCTTGTATTCTCTTTTGTGGAATACAAGAAAGGGAAAGAGAAAGAGGTGATCACTTTCTTTGTTTCCGATGACAAGAACCACCTCCCCATACGTTTGGATATGTATCTGAACTTTGGCTCTGCGAAAGCCTTTCTCAAGAGCGTGAGGGGAAACCGCTACCCGATGACATCCGTAGTGGAAAAGTAA
- a CDS encoding PaaI family thioesterase has translation MTPQEFFKKDRFADNVGVELIEIKEGYGKARLVITEEHLNAGNRTQGGALFTLADLALAAAANSHGTLAFSLSSNITFLRSSGPGDTLYAEARERYAGRSTGYYQIDITNQKGELVATFESSVFRKGDALPFAVPL, from the coding sequence ATGACTCCACAGGAATTTTTCAAGAAAGACCGCTTCGCCGACAATGTTGGCGTGGAATTGATAGAAATAAAAGAAGGGTATGGCAAAGCACGTCTGGTCATTACGGAAGAGCACCTCAATGCCGGCAACCGCACCCAGGGCGGGGCCCTCTTTACGCTGGCCGACCTTGCTTTGGCAGCCGCCGCCAACTCCCATGGCACACTCGCCTTCTCGCTCTCTTCCAACATCACATTCCTGCGCAGCAGCGGTCCCGGAGACACGCTGTATGCCGAAGCCCGCGAACGGTATGCCGGACGCAGCACCGGATATTACCAGATTGACATCACCAACCAAAAAGGAGAGCTGGTAGCCACATTCGAGTCCAGCGTTTTCAGAAAAGGGGATGCACTGCCGTTTGCCGTTCCCCTTTAG